In Candidatus Polarisedimenticolaceae bacterium, a single window of DNA contains:
- a CDS encoding sialidase family protein, giving the protein MTKYPHAAVLALALLASCAHRAQPARDPGDPLLEPLPTPEQLRALALEHRGLPSDFEGAIPPKESWIGVRREPASEPTTVTASANVRVNQDASGFDQNEFDLSSSPTNPLNLIGGGNDYRTGSVKCGWYASQDGGLTWTDGVLPENTFPYQGDPTVAHCADGSAIYVCLSFTGAYQPHGLFSYRTTDGGQTWSNPSTILSRQNGFPFADKEWVWCDPTPGSPNANRAYV; this is encoded by the coding sequence GTGACCAAGTACCCGCACGCCGCCGTTCTCGCCCTCGCCCTGCTCGCGTCCTGCGCCCACCGGGCCCAGCCGGCGCGCGATCCGGGCGACCCGCTCCTCGAACCGCTTCCCACCCCCGAGCAGCTGCGCGCCCTGGCCCTCGAGCACCGCGGGCTCCCGTCCGACTTCGAGGGGGCGATCCCCCCGAAGGAAAGCTGGATCGGCGTGAGGCGCGAGCCCGCGTCCGAGCCCACGACGGTGACCGCGAGCGCGAACGTCCGCGTGAACCAGGACGCCTCGGGGTTCGACCAGAACGAGTTCGACCTCTCCTCGAGCCCGACGAACCCGCTCAACCTGATCGGCGGCGGCAACGACTACCGCACCGGCAGCGTCAAGTGCGGCTGGTACGCGAGCCAGGACGGCGGACTCACCTGGACCGACGGCGTCCTCCCGGAGAACACGTTCCCGTACCAGGGGGACCCCACGGTCGCCCATTGCGCCGACGGCTCCGCGATCTACGTCTGCCTCTCGTTCACCGGAGCCTACCAGCCGCACGGCCTGTTCTCGTACCGGACGACGGACGGCGGGCAAACCTGGTCGAATCCCTCGACGATCCTCAGTCGCCAGAACGGTTTCCCGTTCGCCGACAAGGAGTGGGTCTGGTGCGACCCGACGCCGGGAAGCCCGAACGCGAACCGCGCCTACGTCAG
- a CDS encoding superoxide dismutase, whose amino-acid sequence MAHVLDPLPYAYDALEPHIDARTMEIHHGKHHNAYVTNLNKALEAHAGLQSLSIEALIGNLGQVPDAVRTVVRNNGGGHFNHTLFWKLMKKGGGGEPVGTLKGAIASSFGSFDEFKTKFAAAAVGRFGSGWAWLSVREGKLVVESTANQDTPLMDGGKAVLGLDVWEHAYYLHYQNRRPDYVAAWWNVVNWAQAEENYLAAMK is encoded by the coding sequence ATGGCTCACGTACTCGACCCGCTGCCCTACGCCTACGACGCACTCGAGCCGCACATCGATGCGCGCACGATGGAAATCCACCACGGCAAACACCACAACGCCTACGTCACCAACCTCAACAAGGCCCTCGAGGCGCACGCCGGCCTCCAGTCGCTGTCGATCGAGGCGTTGATCGGCAACCTCGGCCAGGTCCCCGATGCGGTCCGCACCGTCGTCCGCAACAACGGCGGCGGCCACTTCAACCACACGCTCTTCTGGAAACTGATGAAGAAGGGGGGCGGCGGCGAGCCCGTCGGCACGCTGAAGGGCGCGATCGCGTCCTCCTTCGGCTCGTTCGACGAGTTCAAGACGAAGTTCGCCGCGGCCGCCGTCGGCCGATTCGGCTCCGGCTGGGCGTGGCTTTCCGTCCGCGAAGGCAAACTCGTCGTCGAGTCCACCGCGAACCAGGACACCCCGCTGATGGACGGAGGCAAGGCGGTCCTCGGCCTCGACGTCTGGGAGCACGCCTATTACCTCCACTACCAGAACCGCCGCCCCGACTACGTCGCCGCGTGGTGGAACGTCGTCAACTGGGCCCAGGCCGAGGAGAACTACCTCGCCGCGATGAAGTAA
- a CDS encoding class I SAM-dependent methyltransferase: MRDAADPLLPWLRALEARHLADLTFPEVRRALQALSSLYVERRGKLSQGAAFDGAGKRAAFALYYGPLHFLLVREIVRVLGAARGTPRTIVDLGCGTAAAGAAWALESGGRARVVGIDRNGWALEEARRTAHDLGLDATFRRGDAVEVPLEGAGVGIVAAFCVNELDGPARDRLREKLLGAARAGSSVLVVEPIARRPVPWWGGWSEAFLASGGRDDSWRFRLDLPELLAKFDRAAGLDHRELTARSLWMG; this comes from the coding sequence ATGCGCGACGCGGCCGATCCCCTGCTTCCCTGGCTGCGGGCGCTCGAGGCGCGCCATCTCGCGGACCTCACCTTCCCGGAAGTCCGGCGCGCACTGCAGGCGCTCTCGTCCCTCTACGTCGAGCGGCGGGGGAAGCTCTCCCAAGGGGCCGCCTTCGACGGCGCCGGGAAACGCGCGGCCTTCGCCCTCTACTACGGGCCGCTCCACTTCCTGCTCGTGCGGGAGATCGTGCGCGTGCTCGGGGCGGCGAGGGGGACGCCGCGGACGATCGTCGACCTGGGATGCGGGACCGCGGCGGCCGGCGCGGCGTGGGCCCTCGAATCCGGCGGCAGGGCGCGCGTGGTCGGGATCGACAGGAACGGCTGGGCGCTCGAGGAGGCGCGCCGGACCGCGCACGACCTCGGCCTCGACGCCACCTTTCGCCGCGGCGACGCCGTGGAGGTGCCGCTGGAGGGAGCGGGGGTCGGGATCGTCGCGGCGTTCTGTGTGAACGAGCTCGACGGCCCCGCGCGGGACCGCCTGCGCGAGAAGCTGCTCGGCGCGGCCCGGGCCGGCTCGTCGGTGCTCGTCGTCGAGCCGATCGCCAGGCGACCGGTGCCGTGGTGGGGGGGCTGGTCCGAGGCGTTCCTCGCCTCCGGCGGCCGAGACGACTCCTGGCGATTCCGGCTCGACCTCCCCGAGCTCCTCGCCAAGTTCGATCGGGCGGCGGGGCTCGACCATCGAGAGCTCACCGCGCGGTCGCTGTGGATGGGGTAG
- a CDS encoding SDR family oxidoreductase produces MPDRALEGRRAVVCGSTQGIGLACAIAIAGRGAAVTLFSRDRERLEGALASLPGEGHRVRVADSRDTDAVRRAGREEAALGPVHVLVNNTGGPPGGAIVDATPEEFLEAFRSHLLASHVLVQAFLPGMKEARYGRILNVISTSVKQPIPGLGVSNTVRAAVASWAKTLSLEVGAHGITVNNLLPGYTRTQRLTSIAAARAGAAGVPQETILAGFESEVPAGRFGDPSELAALAAFLAGPEAGYVNGVSIPVDGGRTLAL; encoded by the coding sequence ATGCCCGATCGAGCGTTGGAAGGTCGTCGCGCCGTCGTCTGCGGCAGCACGCAGGGAATCGGCCTCGCGTGCGCGATCGCGATCGCCGGGCGCGGCGCCGCGGTCACGTTGTTCTCCCGGGACCGCGAGCGGCTCGAGGGGGCGCTCGCCTCGCTTCCCGGAGAGGGGCACCGCGTCCGCGTGGCGGACTCGCGAGACACCGACGCGGTGCGCCGGGCCGGCCGGGAGGAAGCCGCGCTCGGGCCGGTCCACGTCCTGGTGAACAACACCGGGGGCCCACCCGGCGGCGCGATCGTCGACGCCACCCCCGAGGAGTTCCTCGAGGCGTTCCGGTCGCACCTGCTCGCGAGCCACGTCCTCGTGCAGGCGTTCCTTCCCGGGATGAAGGAGGCGCGTTACGGGCGGATCCTCAACGTGATCTCGACCTCGGTGAAGCAGCCCATCCCGGGCCTCGGCGTGTCGAACACCGTGCGCGCGGCGGTCGCGTCGTGGGCGAAGACCCTCTCCCTCGAGGTCGGCGCGCACGGCATCACCGTGAACAACCTCCTTCCGGGATACACGCGCACGCAGCGGCTGACCTCGATCGCCGCCGCCCGGGCCGGGGCCGCAGGGGTCCCCCAGGAGACGATTCTCGCGGGGTTCGAGAGCGAGGTCCCCGCGGGACGGTTCGGCGACCCCTCGGAGCTCGCCGCGCTCGCCGCGTTCCTCGCCGGCCCCGAGGCGGGTTACGTCAACGGCGTCAGCATCCCGGTGGACGGCGGAAGGACGCTGGCGTTATGA
- a CDS encoding aldehyde dehydrogenase, whose amino-acid sequence MSLARILNFVGGECLPPASNRYFEVFDPAVGHPWALAPDSDASDVDAAVDAATRAFPGWSRTTAQERSKLLLAIADRIEADAYRLAMEECIDTGKPLEVARTVDIPRAVANFRFFATAILHTSSELHATDHAALNYTLRRPLGPVACISPWNLPLYLLTWKVAPALAAGNTVVAKPSEVTPMTAFRLAEIARDAGLPPGVLNIVHGLGAKTGPALVSHSGIRAVSFTGGTATGADIARNASPRFKKISLELGGKNPTLVFADADLGRAVRGALRAAFSNQGQICLCGSRILVERPVYAEFLERFATSARTLRVGDPLEPGTEQGAVVSKAHFEKVLGYIDLARREGGSIVAGGGPAGPVNDRCRDGWFVMPTVVIDLPQECRTNREEVFGPFVTVLPFDDEDHAIALANGTEYGLAASLWTENVSRAHRVADRLDAGTVWVNCWMVRDLRVPFGGMKSSGVGREGGEEALRFFTEPKNVCVQVPE is encoded by the coding sequence ATGAGCCTCGCGCGCATCCTCAACTTCGTCGGCGGGGAATGCCTTCCGCCCGCCTCGAACCGCTACTTCGAGGTCTTCGACCCGGCGGTCGGCCACCCCTGGGCCCTCGCCCCCGACTCCGACGCGTCCGACGTCGACGCGGCGGTCGATGCCGCGACGCGGGCGTTCCCCGGGTGGTCGCGCACGACCGCGCAGGAGCGGTCGAAGCTGCTCCTCGCCATCGCCGACCGGATCGAGGCCGACGCGTACCGCCTCGCGATGGAGGAGTGCATCGACACCGGGAAGCCCCTCGAGGTCGCCCGGACCGTCGACATTCCCCGCGCCGTCGCGAACTTCCGCTTCTTCGCGACGGCGATCCTCCACACCTCGTCGGAGCTCCACGCGACCGACCACGCGGCGCTGAACTACACCCTGCGCCGGCCGCTGGGCCCGGTCGCGTGCATCTCGCCCTGGAACCTGCCGCTGTACCTGCTGACCTGGAAGGTCGCCCCCGCCCTCGCCGCCGGGAACACGGTCGTCGCGAAACCCTCCGAAGTGACGCCGATGACGGCGTTCCGCCTCGCGGAGATCGCCCGCGACGCGGGGCTTCCGCCGGGGGTCCTCAACATCGTGCACGGCCTCGGCGCGAAGACCGGTCCCGCGCTCGTCTCCCACTCGGGGATCCGCGCCGTCTCCTTCACCGGCGGCACCGCGACCGGCGCCGACATCGCGCGCAACGCCTCGCCGCGATTCAAGAAGATCTCCCTCGAGCTCGGCGGGAAGAACCCGACGCTCGTCTTCGCGGACGCCGACCTCGGCCGGGCCGTGCGCGGCGCGCTGCGGGCGGCCTTCTCGAACCAGGGTCAGATCTGTCTCTGCGGCTCGCGCATCCTCGTGGAGCGGCCCGTCTACGCCGAGTTCCTCGAGCGCTTCGCGACCTCCGCGAGGACGCTCCGCGTGGGCGATCCGCTCGAGCCGGGAACGGAGCAAGGCGCGGTCGTCTCGAAGGCGCACTTCGAGAAGGTCCTCGGGTACATCGACCTCGCACGACGCGAGGGGGGCTCGATCGTGGCCGGCGGCGGCCCGGCTGGGCCGGTCAACGACCGCTGCCGCGACGGCTGGTTCGTGATGCCGACGGTGGTGATCGACCTCCCGCAGGAATGCCGCACCAACCGCGAGGAGGTCTTCGGGCCGTTCGTGACCGTCCTGCCCTTCGACGACGAGGACCACGCGATCGCCCTCGCCAACGGCACCGAGTACGGGCTCGCGGCGTCGTTGTGGACCGAGAACGTCTCTCGCGCCCATCGCGTCGCCGACCGCCTCGACGCCGGGACGGTCTGGGTCAACTGCTGGATGGTGCGCGACCTGCGCGTTCCGTTCGGCGGCATGAAGTCGAGCGGCGTCGGGCGCGAAGGCGGCGAGGAGGCGCTGCGCTTCTTCACCGAGCCCAAGAACGTCTGCGTGCAGGTGCCCGAATGA
- a CDS encoding RidA family protein encodes MSDYVSSRAPEPVGAFPHAKRVGDFLFLSGIGPRTPGTNAIPTTFEEQALAVFRNVRTVLEDAGASWEDIVDVTVFLTNMKRDFPSFNRLYAEHFATNRPTRTTVEVGALPTPIDVELKVVAYLKK; translated from the coding sequence ATGAGCGACTACGTCAGCTCGCGCGCCCCCGAGCCGGTCGGCGCCTTCCCCCACGCCAAGCGGGTCGGCGACTTCCTGTTCCTCTCCGGAATCGGCCCGCGGACCCCGGGGACGAACGCGATCCCGACCACGTTCGAGGAGCAGGCGCTCGCCGTGTTCCGCAACGTGCGCACCGTCCTCGAGGACGCGGGGGCGTCGTGGGAGGACATCGTGGACGTGACGGTGTTTCTCACGAACATGAAGCGCGACTTCCCGTCGTTCAATCGCCTGTACGCGGAACATTTCGCGACGAACCGCCCGACGCGCACGACGGTGGAAGTCGGGGCGTTGCCGACGCCGATCGACGTCGAGCTGAAGGTCGTCGCGTACCTGAAGAAATAG
- a CDS encoding cyclase family protein has protein sequence MILDISPLVSPRLAVWPGDTPPSREVLCDMKAGANLTLSTLRATVHLGAHADAPSHYGRDAASIDAVSLDAYVGPCRVIRVAVARGARIPASAVPQGPLPPRLLLRTDTYPDPERFDEDFAALDPALVDVLHARGVILVGIDTPSVDLFSSKDLPAHGRFLAHGMAILEGLVLRDVPEGDYDLIALPLKLEGFDASPVRAVLRK, from the coding sequence GTGATCCTCGACATCTCTCCCCTCGTGTCGCCGCGTCTGGCGGTCTGGCCCGGCGACACGCCGCCCTCCCGCGAGGTGTTGTGCGACATGAAGGCCGGGGCGAACCTCACGTTGTCGACGCTGCGTGCCACCGTCCACCTCGGCGCACACGCCGACGCGCCGAGCCACTACGGCCGCGACGCCGCGTCGATCGACGCGGTTTCGCTCGACGCCTACGTCGGGCCGTGCCGGGTGATCCGCGTCGCGGTCGCGAGAGGGGCTCGGATTCCGGCGTCGGCGGTCCCCCAAGGGCCGCTTCCGCCGCGCCTCCTGCTGCGCACCGACACCTATCCGGACCCGGAGCGTTTCGACGAGGACTTCGCGGCCCTCGACCCGGCGCTCGTCGACGTCCTGCACGCGAGGGGAGTCATCCTCGTCGGGATCGACACCCCCAGCGTGGACCTCTTCTCCTCGAAGGACCTGCCGGCGCACGGCCGGTTCCTCGCGCACGGCATGGCGATCCTGGAGGGGCTCGTGCTGCGCGACGTTCCCGAGGGTGACTACGATCTGATCGCGCTGCCCCTCAAGCTCGAGGGGTTCGACGCGAGCCCGGTGCGCGCCGTCCTGAGAAAATAG